A single region of the Cucumis melo cultivar AY chromosome 3, USDA_Cmelo_AY_1.0, whole genome shotgun sequence genome encodes:
- the LOC103487746 gene encoding stemmadenine O-acetyltransferase-like, protein MKLEFEVISQEFVKPSSPTPANLRRYKFSFLDQVTADVYNPMVYFFELNGDYSNFTEIEIKNHLKHSLSAVLSDYYPLAGRVNYADFEIDCNDDGVPFLETRVKSKLHDVISKSFPEDLNCLVPFELDRLNEISMGVQLNFFECGGIGLGVCVSHKIADALSFFSAVNIWAKAARGEAEALGRPHLVAAKLFPPRNAAVYNTGNSIVRDRVVRRFVVEGPKVEAIRKQYAESASMEGQRRPTRVEALSAFIYGRFLAAINDESSAQTDRFFLVCHTVNIRQKLYPPLPQNAFGNYYRNAMTLPSAATLTDANCSALINEVRLQVAKINPEFLRQFQEENAQLETIKATSARFLKGDIVSCAFTSLCRLPLYDADFGWGSPVWAASPALPFKNLFVLMDGKSSDGAVDVLVHLKESNMERLEVDREFLKFASPTASS, encoded by the exons ATGAAGCTTGAATTTGAAGTAATTTCACAGGAATTTGTCAAGCCTTCTTCTCCCACACCGGCCAATCTCCGCCGTTACAAATTCTCGTTTCTCGATCAAGTCACCGCCGATGTCTACAATCCCATGGTCTATTTCTTCGAACTCAACGGAGATTATTCAAATTTCACTGAAATCGAAATAAAAAACCACCTCAAACACTCACTCTCCGCCGTTTTGTCGGACTACTATCCCCTCGCCGGCCGAGTCAATTACGCCGATTTCGAAATCGATTGCAACGACGACGGCGTTCCTTTTTTAGAAACTCGCGTCAAATCCAAACTCCACGACGTCATTTCCAAGTCCTTTCCCGAGGATCTCAACTGCCTTGTACCCTTCGAATTGGATCGACTCAACGAAATTTCCATGGGAGTTCAACTCAATTTCTTCGAATGCGGCGGCATCGGCCTCGGCGTTTGCGTTTCGCACAAAATCGCCGATGCTCTGTCGTTCTTCTCTGCTGTGAACATCTGGGCGAAAGCAGCGCGCGGCGAGGCAGAGGCTCTCGGCCGGCCGCATTTGGTGGCTGCGAAGCTGTTTCCGCCGAGGAATGCGGCTGTTTATAACACTGGGAACAGCATCGTGAGAGATAGAGTTGTGAGGAGATTTGTCGTAGAAGGTCCAAAGGTGGAAGCCATTAGAAAGCAATATGCAGAGAGCGCATccatggaagggcagaggcgtCCAACGAGAGTCGAGGCCTTATCGGCTTTCATTTATGGTCGTTTCCTTGCCGCCATTAACGACGAATCCTCTGCTCAAACTGATCG ATTCTTCTTAGTATGTCATACGGTGAATATACGCCAAAAGTTATATCCACCGCTTCCACAAAATGCGTTCGGAAATTACTACAGAAACGCCATGACTCTCCCTTCCGCCGCAACACTCACCGATGCCAACTGCTCCGCCTTGATCAACGAGGTCAGACTTCAGGTCGCCAAAATCAACCCCGAGTTTCTCAGGCAATTCCAAGAAGAAAACGCGCAATTGGAGACCATCAAAGCTACGTCAGCCAGATTCCTCAAAGGCGACATCGTGTCCTGCGCCTTCACCAGCCTCTGCCGACTTCCTCTTTACGACGCCGATTTCGGTTGGGGGTCGCCTGTCTGGGCCGCCTCGCCGGCGCTTCCTTTCAAAAACCTTTTCGTTCTTATGGACGGGAAGTCCAGCGACGGCGCCGTGGATGTTCTCGTGCATTTGAAAGAATCGAACATGGAGAGGCTTGAAGTAGATCGGGAGTTTCTCAAGTTTGCTTCTCCTACTGCTTCTTCTTAA
- the LOC103488534 gene encoding stemmadenine O-acetyltransferase-like yields MKLEVDIISEELIKPSTPTPPHLRHYSLSFIDQITVHIYAPALYFYQSTDTGVGGEDLDFALAFKNRLRSTLPDVLSHYPPLAGRPNYASSFIDCNDTGVPFREARVNSQLADVIQFAQPDDLNRLFPVELDRFNEELMAVQFTEFACGGVAVASCISHKIADAMALFSLNNNWAAMARGVKGVFKPHMEGAKIFPPKMMSYDTAMTIVRNRVSRRFVFKQSKLEAIRAKYTENQTTINQNRPSRIESLTAFVYSRFLAAFKHDSAIRNDMSFLVNYTVNLRPKMNPPLPRDAFGNYYFNVMIFPSPETLNDDESCYDLVKQLREETNKIDGEMAKKFLNEDKDLMETVKEVASKVANEEIISCAFSSICRFPLYDVDFGWGRPVWVTFPALWFKNLVAFLDSKDGEGVDAIVHLEERYMNKLEGDEVFMNYATPLPTPSSPLA; encoded by the coding sequence ATGAAGCTCGAAGTTGACATTATCTCCGAAGAGTTAATCAAACCTTCTACACCAACGCCTCCCCATCTCCGCCATTACTCGCTCTCTTTCATCGATcaaatcaccgttcacatttacGCACCCGCCCTCTACTTCTACCAATCCACCGACACTGGCGTGGGTGGCGAAGATCTCGATTTTGCTCTCGCCTTCAAAAACCGTCTTCGAAGCACCCTCCCGGACGTCCTATCTCACTACCCGCCGCTCGCTGGCCGTCCAAATTACGCCTCTTCCTTCATCGACTGCAACGATACCGGCGTCCCCTTCCGAGAAGCGCGAGTAAACTCGCAACTCGCCGACGTGATCCAATTCGCGCAGCCGGACGATCTCAACCGGCTATTCCCTGTGGAGTTGGACCGGTTCAATGAAGAACTAATGGCGGTTCAGTTCACGGAATTCGCGTGCGGGGGAGTTGCGGTTGCGTCGTGCATTTCGCACAAGATAGCCGACGCAATGGCACTCTTTTCGTTGAACAACAACTGGGCCGCCATGGCTCGTGGGGTGAAAGGCGTCTTCAAGCCCCACATGGAAGGCGCCAAAATCTTCCCACCCAAAATGATGTCGTACGATACGGCGATGACGATCGTGAGAAACAGAGTCTCGAGAAGATTTGTTTTCAAGCAATCGAAATTGGAAGCCATTAGAGCCAAATACACAGAAAATCAAACTACGATTAACCAGAATCGACCTTCACGAATTGAATCCTTAACAGCTTTTGTTTACAGCCGATTCCTCGCAGCCTTTAAACACGATTCTGCAATTCGAAACGACATGTCGTTTTTAGTAAACTACACAGTAAATCTCCGTCCAAAAATGAATCCACCACTTCCACGTGACGCATTCGGGAATTATTATTTCAACGTCATGATTTTCCCTTCGCCGGAAACGCTCAACGACGATGAAAGTTGCTACGATTTGGTGAAGCAACTGAGAGAAGAAACGAACAAAATCGATGGTGAAATGGCGAAGAAGTTTCTGAATGAAGACAAGGATCTGATGGAAACTGTGAAGGAAGTTGCTTCGAAAGTGGCTAATGAAGAGATAATTTCGTGTGCTTTCAGTAGTATTTGTAGATTTCCGCTTTATGATGTGGATTTCGGATGGGGAAGGCCGGTTTGGGTTACTTTTCCGGCGCTGTGGTTCAAGAATCTGGTGGCGTTTTTGGACTCGAAAGATGGAGAAGGCGTTGATGCAATCGTTCACTTGGAAGAACGATACATGAATAAACTTGAAGGTGATGAAGTGTTCATGAATTATGCTACTCCTCTTCCTACCCCTTCTTCCCCACTCGCCTGA
- the LOC103487747 gene encoding acyltransferase Pun1, with protein sequence MARISLQHLQIVSTQIIKPSSPTPPNLNIHTLSLFDQLAPHTFVPLVFFFSHQGPGRSGTYYHTTVDKLELLRQSLSTTLSRYYPFAGRIKDKISIDCNDEGVTFVEAWLEGVTVSKILENPRSEIVEMLFVDGLQWKDSKMGSLLKVQITLFECGGLSIGVLLSHKLGDLATLVKFVQDWGLITRNNGFCEEETVNPLFFSADVFPHGDLPAMSGAVIEEGNFTCKRFVFEGSKIESLKNRISEKVQNPSRVEVVSALIYKAIISASRNNNNSQNQSTLLLQTLNLRKRVVPPLPETLVGSLVSFFPVGVDGEREVVELHELVGTMRKEMGEFCDRYAKKYRTKEWLELIKKRLNESREILSKNGNNQLVYRCSSGCNFPIYEVDFGWGVADWVTMPAFKMKNTVMMLDAKNGGGIEALISLQDGEMAAFQDNEELLAFASLNPSVN encoded by the exons ATGGCGAGGATAAGCTTACAACACCTTCAAATTGTTTCAACACAAATCATtaaaccttcttctccaactcCTCCCAATCTCAACATTCATACCCTCTCCCTCTTTGATCAGCTCGCCCCCCATACTTTCGTGCCTCTCGTCTTCTTTTTCTCCCATCAAGGTCCCGGCCGTTCGGGAACTTACTACCACACTACTGTCGACAAACTTGAATTGCTTCGACAATCTCTTTCCACAACTCTATCTCG CTACTACCCTTTTGCGGGTAGGATCAAAGACAAAATCTCGATTGATTGTAACGACGAGGGGGTGACTTTTGTGGAGGCTTGGCTGGAGGGAGTGACGGTATCGAAGATTTTGGAAAACCCACGAAGTGAGATTGTGGAGATGCTATTTGTTGATGGGTTACAATGGAAAGATTCGAAAATGGGAAGTTTGTTGAAGGTTCAAATAACGTTGTTTGAATGTGGAGGATTGAGTATTGGAGTGTTGTTGTCTCACAAGCTTGGGGATTTGGCGACTTTAGTGAAGTTCGTACAAGATTGGGGTCTGATTACACGAAATAACGGTTTTTGTGAAGAAGAAACAGTAAACCCGCTTTTTTTCTCCGCGGATGTGTTCCCTCATGGCGACTTACCCGCCATGTCCGGCGCCGTGATTGAAGAAGGGAACTTCACGTGCaaaag GTTCGTGTTCGAAGGTTCAAAGATAGAATCTCTCAAAAACAGGATTTCGGAGAAGGTACAGAATCCATCTCGGGTTGAAGTTGTGTCAGCATTAATTTACAAAGCCATCATTTCAGCATccagaaataataataattcccaAAACCAATCCACACTGTTGTTACAAACACTAAATTTACGTAAAAGAGTGGTGCCTCCGCTGCCGGAAACTTTAGTCGGAAGTTTAGTGTCGTTCTTTCCCGTGGGTGTGGACGGAGAAAGAGAAGTGGTAGAGCTACACGAGCTGGTGGGTACAATGAGAAAAGAAATGGGAGAGTTTTGTGACAGATATGCGAAAAAATACAGAACAAAAGAGTGGCTTGAATTGATCAAAAAACGATTAAACGAATCGAGAGAAATTTTGAGCAAAAATGGGAACAATCAGTTGGTTTATAGATGTAGTAGCGGTTGCAACTTTCCGATTTATGAAGTGGATTTTGGGTGGGGAGTGGCGGATTGGGTTACTATGCCGGCGTTTAAGATGAAGAACACTGTCATGATGTTGGACGCCAAAAATGGCGGCGGAATTGAAGCTTTGATCAGTTTACAGGACGGGGAAATGGCTGCCTTTCAGGACAATGAGGAGCTTCTTGCTTTTGCTTCTTTGAACCCAAGTGTCAATTGA